One region of Oxalobacteraceae bacterium OTU3CAMAD1 genomic DNA includes:
- the pyk gene encoding pyruvate kinase, which produces MSRSTKIVATIGPASTDFNVLVKMIRAGVDVVRLNFSHGKAQDHIDRAKLVREAAAECGREVAIMADMQGPKIRVGKFENGKIDLTNGDKFILDAKWGENGELGNQERVGLDYKALPQDLRADDKLLLNDGLIVLVVDKIVGHEIFTTVKIGGELSNNKGINRQGGGLTAPALTAKDMEDIKTAMSFQCDYLAISFPKSATDMEMARTLANIAGEPFNHKPMMIAKIERAEAIPVLQEILDASDGIMVARGDLAVEVGNAAVPALQKRMIKMARESNKLAITATQMMESMIFNAVPTRAEVSDVANAVLDGTDAVMTSAETASGRYPIETVEMMAAICVEAEQSEYNKLDADFLNVTFTRIDQSIAYGALFTAHHLAVKAIIALTESGSTALWMSRHNIDTPIYALTPSVTTQRKAALYRNVKAYNLAQAGDSAAVLQAAEDLLVQNGIVKKGDMIVVTWGGQMGQAGGTNALKIVKVGIK; this is translated from the coding sequence ATGTCCCGTAGTACCAAAATTGTCGCAACGATCGGCCCGGCCTCTACAGACTTCAACGTTCTGGTAAAAATGATACGCGCCGGGGTGGATGTCGTGCGTTTGAATTTCTCGCACGGCAAGGCGCAGGACCATATCGACCGCGCCAAGCTGGTGCGCGAGGCGGCGGCCGAATGCGGTCGCGAAGTGGCGATCATGGCGGACATGCAGGGTCCTAAGATCCGCGTGGGCAAATTTGAAAATGGTAAGATCGATCTGACCAACGGCGACAAGTTCATCCTGGACGCCAAGTGGGGCGAGAACGGCGAACTGGGCAACCAGGAACGCGTCGGTCTGGATTACAAGGCGCTGCCGCAGGATCTGCGCGCCGACGACAAGCTGCTGCTGAACGACGGCCTGATCGTGCTGGTGGTCGACAAGATCGTCGGCCATGAAATCTTCACCACCGTGAAAATCGGCGGCGAGCTGTCCAATAACAAGGGCATCAACCGCCAGGGTGGCGGACTGACCGCGCCGGCGCTGACCGCCAAGGACATGGAAGACATCAAGACGGCGATGAGCTTCCAGTGCGATTATCTGGCGATCTCGTTCCCGAAAAGCGCAACCGACATGGAAATGGCGCGCACGCTGGCCAATATCGCCGGCGAGCCGTTCAACCATAAGCCGATGATGATCGCCAAGATCGAGCGCGCCGAAGCGATCCCTGTGCTGCAGGAGATCCTCGACGCCTCCGACGGCATCATGGTCGCCCGTGGCGACTTGGCGGTGGAAGTGGGCAACGCGGCGGTGCCGGCGTTGCAAAAGCGCATGATCAAAATGGCGCGCGAGTCGAACAAGCTGGCGATCACCGCGACGCAGATGATGGAGTCGATGATCTTCAACGCCGTGCCGACCCGCGCCGAAGTGTCCGACGTGGCCAACGCCGTGCTGGACGGTACCGACGCGGTGATGACCTCGGCGGAAACCGCCTCCGGCCGCTACCCGATCGAGACCGTAGAAATGATGGCCGCCATTTGCGTGGAAGCCGAGCAGTCCGAGTACAACAAGCTCGACGCCGACTTCCTGAATGTGACCTTCACCCGCATCGACCAGTCGATCGCCTACGGCGCGCTGTTCACCGCGCACCACCTGGCGGTCAAGGCGATCATCGCGCTGACCGAGTCCGGTTCGACCGCGCTGTGGATGAGCCGTCACAACATCGACACGCCGATTTACGCGTTGACGCCGAGCGTGACGACCCAGCGCAAGGCGGCGCTGTACCGCAACGTGAAGGCATACAATTTAGCGCAGGCTGGCGACAGCGCCGCCGTGCTTCAGGCTGCCGAAGACTTGTTGGTGCAGAACGGCATCGTCAAGAAGGGCGATATGATCGTTGTGACGTGGGGCGGCCAGATGGGCCAGGCCGGCGGCACCAACGCGCTCAAGATCGTCAAAGTAGGTATTAAGTAA
- a CDS encoding phosphoribosylaminoimidazolesuccinocarboxamide synthase, producing MNSLYQSSIKSLPLLGHGKVRDNYAVGDDKILIVTTDRLSAFDVVMNEPIPGKGMVLNQMSDFWFEKLGHIVPNHLTGVAPESVVAADEVEQVKGRAVVAKRLKPIMVEAVVRGYIIGSGWKDYQATGSICGIELPAGLRQAEKLPEPLFTPAAKADLGEHDENISFADMESRIGAELAAKMRDISIKLYTAAADYAATRGIIIADTKFEFGLDENGVMHLMDEVLTADSSRFWPADSYAPDMSPPSFDKQFVRDYLETLDWGKTAPAPALPADVIDKTQAKYFEAIERLTGQKLKA from the coding sequence ATGAACAGCCTTTACCAATCCTCCATCAAATCCCTGCCACTGCTCGGCCATGGCAAAGTCCGCGACAACTACGCCGTCGGCGACGATAAAATTCTGATCGTCACCACCGACCGCCTGTCGGCCTTCGACGTTGTCATGAACGAACCTATCCCCGGCAAGGGCATGGTTTTGAACCAGATGAGCGATTTCTGGTTCGAGAAACTGGGCCACATCGTGCCGAACCACCTGACCGGCGTCGCGCCAGAGTCCGTGGTGGCAGCCGATGAGGTGGAGCAGGTCAAAGGCCGCGCCGTGGTCGCCAAGCGTCTGAAGCCGATCATGGTCGAGGCGGTGGTGCGCGGTTACATCATCGGTTCGGGCTGGAAGGATTACCAGGCGACGGGCAGCATCTGCGGCATCGAGTTGCCTGCGGGCCTGCGCCAGGCGGAGAAATTGCCTGAACCGCTGTTCACCCCGGCCGCGAAAGCCGATCTGGGCGAGCACGACGAGAACATCAGCTTTGCCGACATGGAAAGCCGCATCGGCGCCGAACTGGCCGCCAAAATGCGCGATATCAGCATCAAACTGTACACGGCAGCAGCGGACTACGCTGCCACGCGCGGCATCATCATCGCCGACACCAAGTTCGAATTCGGCCTGGACGAAAACGGCGTCATGCACCTGATGGATGAAGTGCTGACGGCCGACTCGTCGCGCTTCTGGCCTGCGGATTCGTACGCGCCGGACATGTCGCCGCCGTCGTTCGACAAGCAATTCGTGCGCGATTACCTGGAAACGCTGGACTGGGGCAAGACCGCGCCGGCGCCTGCGCTGCCGGCCGACGTCATCGACAAAACCCAGGCCAAGTACTTCGAAGCGATCGAGCGCCTGACCGGCCAGAAGCTGAAGGCCTGA
- the fba gene encoding fructose-bisphosphate aldolase class II (catalyzes the reversible aldol condensation of dihydroxyacetonephosphate and glyceraldehyde 3-phosphate in the Calvin cycle, glycolysis, and/or gluconeogenesis), producing MSLVSMRQLLDHAAENGYGIPAFNVNNLEQVQAIMAAADALDSPVIMQASAGARKYAGEAFLRHLIDAAIEAYPHIPVVMHQDHGQSPAVCMAAIRSGFSSVMMDGSLEADGKSVASYEYNVEVSREVVKFSHAIGVTVEAELGVLGSLETMKGDKEDGHGADGTMTREQLLTDVNQAADFVKQTQCDALAIAIGTSHGAYKFTRKPTGDILAIDRIKEIHARIPNTHLVMHGSSSVPQELLAIIREFGGDMKETYGVPVEEIQEGIRHGVRKINIDTDIRLAMTAAIRQFMFQNPSKFDPRDYLKPARLAAEQIVRARFEQFGCAGQASKIKQVTLEKMAERYKAGELQQIVK from the coding sequence ATGTCCCTCGTATCCATGCGTCAACTGCTGGACCACGCCGCTGAAAACGGCTATGGCATTCCTGCTTTCAACGTCAACAATCTGGAACAAGTGCAAGCCATCATGGCCGCCGCCGACGCGCTCGACAGCCCGGTCATCATGCAAGCATCCGCTGGCGCCCGCAAGTATGCCGGCGAAGCGTTCCTGCGTCATCTGATCGACGCCGCGATTGAAGCCTACCCACACATTCCGGTCGTTATGCACCAGGATCACGGCCAATCGCCGGCGGTCTGCATGGCCGCGATCCGCTCCGGCTTCTCGTCGGTGATGATGGACGGCTCGCTGGAAGCGGACGGCAAGTCGGTCGCATCGTACGAGTACAACGTGGAAGTGTCGCGTGAAGTGGTCAAGTTCTCGCACGCCATCGGCGTTACCGTGGAAGCCGAGCTGGGCGTTCTGGGTTCGCTGGAAACGATGAAGGGCGACAAGGAAGACGGCCACGGCGCCGACGGCACCATGACCCGCGAGCAGCTGCTGACCGACGTCAACCAGGCCGCCGACTTCGTCAAGCAAACCCAGTGCGACGCGCTGGCCATCGCCATCGGTACCTCGCACGGCGCCTACAAGTTCACCCGCAAGCCAACCGGCGACATCCTGGCGATCGACCGCATCAAGGAAATCCACGCGCGCATTCCTAACACCCACCTGGTGATGCACGGTTCGTCGTCGGTGCCGCAGGAACTGCTGGCCATCATCCGCGAATTCGGCGGCGACATGAAAGAAACCTACGGCGTGCCGGTTGAAGAAATTCAGGAAGGCATCCGCCACGGCGTTCGCAAGATCAACATCGACACCGACATCCGCCTGGCGATGACCGCCGCGATCCGTCAGTTCATGTTCCAGAACCCATCGAAATTCGATCCGCGCGATTACCTGAAGCCTGCCCGTCTGGCCGCCGAACAAATCGTTCGCGCCCGTTTCGAGCAGTTCGGTTGCGCCGGTCAGGCATCGAAAATCAAGCAAGTTACGCTGGAAAAAATGGCCGAGCGTTACAAGGCCGGCGAGCTGCAACAGATTGTGAAGTAA
- a CDS encoding L-threonylcarbamoyladenylate synthase: protein MKKQHHAVADAADIAAAAAVLEEGGLVAFPTETVYGLGADAENPAAVARIYQAKGRPNDHPVIVHVAPGADLDYWVTDIPDEARQLVAAFWPGPLTLILKRAGHIPDAVSGGQDTVGIRCPSHPVAIALLSAFRGGKGGVAAPSANKFGNVSPTTAQHVRDEFALDDEDEGSITGDDACSAALLNTVLEGGPSQVGIESTIVDLSRLATHGPVLLRPGHIRAQQIADVIGSLPAAPDQAAPRASGTLESHYAPRTPVTMLDGATLAAKLQQLQAKGIKVAIISHALPQLVSSQQMLPADPAGYAYGLYAALRDMDQTGSDVILVETPPQDAQWLGVNDRLRRSVFGSAGIIDSLLR from the coding sequence GTGAAGAAACAGCATCACGCGGTAGCCGACGCCGCCGACATTGCGGCTGCGGCCGCTGTATTGGAGGAGGGCGGCCTGGTCGCCTTCCCGACCGAGACCGTCTACGGCCTCGGCGCCGACGCCGAGAACCCTGCCGCCGTGGCGCGCATCTACCAGGCCAAGGGCCGTCCGAACGATCACCCGGTGATCGTGCACGTCGCGCCCGGCGCCGATTTGGACTACTGGGTCACCGACATCCCGGACGAGGCGCGGCAACTGGTCGCCGCCTTCTGGCCGGGACCGCTGACCCTGATTTTGAAGCGCGCCGGCCACATTCCCGACGCCGTCTCCGGCGGCCAGGACACGGTCGGCATCCGCTGCCCATCGCATCCTGTCGCGATCGCCTTGCTGAGCGCCTTCAGGGGCGGCAAGGGAGGTGTGGCCGCGCCGTCCGCCAACAAGTTTGGCAACGTCAGCCCGACCACGGCCCAGCACGTGCGCGACGAATTCGCGCTGGACGACGAGGATGAAGGCTCGATCACTGGCGATGACGCCTGTTCGGCCGCCTTATTGAACACGGTGCTGGAGGGCGGCCCCAGCCAGGTAGGCATCGAATCGACCATCGTCGACCTGTCGCGGCTGGCGACGCACGGCCCGGTGCTGCTGCGTCCCGGCCATATCAGAGCCCAGCAAATCGCCGACGTCATCGGCAGCCTGCCCGCCGCGCCGGACCAGGCCGCGCCGCGCGCCTCCGGCACGCTCGAATCGCATTACGCGCCGCGTACGCCTGTAACGATGCTCGACGGCGCCACCTTAGCCGCGAAGCTGCAGCAGCTGCAAGCCAAGGGCATCAAGGTCGCCATCATCAGCCACGCGCTGCCGCAGCTGGTGTCCAGCCAGCAAATGCTGCCCGCCGATCCGGCAGGCTACGCATACGGCCTCTACGCCGCCCTGCGCGACATGGACCAGACCGGCTCGGATGTGATCCTGGTCGAAACCCCGCCGCAAGATGCGCAATGGCTGGGCGTCAACGACCGCCTGCGCCGGTCAGTGTTCGGCTCCGCCGGCATAATCGACTCCCTGCTGCGTTAA
- a CDS encoding SGNH/GDSL hydrolase family protein — MRNTKFALAAMTLAVLAGCGGSADPKPGDQTIKNKYSAQVSFGDSLSDVGSYAVGTVAALKGGKFTINGDNTAIASTLTGRNWTELVAAQLGLPAPCAAVTGLDGDPTKGFSVPQKANAGCYGYAQGGARVTNPVGPGNKLTGSALGALTIPVVTQVANHLKAVGGKFKGDEMVFVMAGGNDVLFQLAALSAGATAAGTAAGGPVYLQSLVPQLAAGATNPQTAAQAIAFAAQTEAARAGSSQASITQVAIGAAAVQPGNSAVATQAVYGPMVAKATADATAAGNKAGLDYATAKGPELVAALGAAGTELANLVKTQIIANGANFVTVNNLPDVATTPSGRGQSAATQALINAMVSAFNTALTAGLSAEPKVVIVDVFAVSHDQATNPGPYGLTNVTEPACDLTSPKNALGTSLVCNGSNLKPGDVSHYSFADEVHPTPFNNLLLARYVSRSLVTKGWL; from the coding sequence ATGCGCAACACCAAATTTGCACTCGCTGCAATGACTCTGGCCGTCCTGGCGGGTTGCGGCGGAAGCGCCGACCCGAAGCCGGGCGATCAGACCATCAAAAACAAGTACAGCGCGCAAGTGTCGTTTGGCGATAGCCTGTCCGACGTGGGTTCGTATGCCGTCGGCACCGTCGCTGCGCTCAAAGGCGGCAAGTTCACCATCAACGGCGACAACACCGCGATCGCCTCCACCCTGACCGGCAGAAACTGGACCGAACTGGTCGCCGCTCAGCTGGGCCTGCCAGCGCCTTGCGCGGCGGTCACCGGCCTCGACGGCGACCCCACCAAAGGCTTCTCGGTGCCTCAGAAGGCCAATGCCGGCTGCTACGGCTACGCCCAGGGCGGCGCCCGCGTCACCAATCCTGTTGGACCGGGCAACAAATTGACCGGCAGCGCGCTGGGCGCGCTGACCATTCCCGTCGTCACCCAGGTGGCCAACCACCTGAAGGCGGTCGGCGGCAAGTTCAAGGGCGATGAGATGGTGTTCGTCATGGCCGGCGGTAACGACGTGCTGTTCCAGCTGGCTGCGCTGAGCGCCGGCGCCACGGCTGCCGGCACCGCCGCTGGCGGCCCTGTTTACTTGCAAAGCCTGGTGCCACAACTGGCGGCCGGCGCGACCAATCCGCAAACCGCCGCCCAGGCCATCGCCTTTGCCGCGCAAACGGAAGCGGCGCGTGCCGGCAGCAGCCAGGCCAGCATCACCCAGGTGGCCATCGGCGCCGCCGCCGTACAGCCGGGCAACTCGGCGGTCGCTACGCAGGCCGTCTACGGCCCGATGGTCGCCAAGGCGACCGCCGACGCAACCGCCGCCGGCAACAAGGCCGGACTGGACTACGCCACCGCCAAGGGACCGGAACTGGTCGCCGCGCTGGGCGCCGCCGGCACCGAGCTGGCCAACCTGGTCAAGACGCAGATCATCGCCAACGGCGCCAACTTCGTGACGGTGAACAACCTGCCGGACGTGGCGACCACGCCGTCGGGCCGTGGCCAGTCGGCCGCGACCCAGGCGCTGATCAACGCCATGGTCAGCGCCTTCAACACCGCGCTGACCGCCGGCTTGTCGGCGGAACCGAAGGTGGTGATCGTCGACGTGTTCGCCGTCAGCCACGACCAGGCGACCAATCCCGGCCCTTACGGCCTGACCAACGTGACCGAGCCGGCTTGCGACCTGACCTCGCCGAAGAACGCGCTGGGCACCTCGCTGGTGTGCAACGGCAGCAACCTCAAGCCGGGCGACGTCAGCCACTACTCGTTCGCCGATGAAGTCCACCCGACCCCGTTCAACAACCTGCTGCTGGCCCGCTACGTGTCCAGAAGCCTGGTGACCAAGGGCTGGCTGTAA
- a CDS encoding outer membrane beta-barrel protein, translated as MNKGFNTTVKLLALAAAMSVATAASAQQTAGTWLVTAGINKITPKVDSGDVSAPALPGTKADIDPDTKPRVAFAYMVTDNISAEIDLGLPYKHDLVGAGSIEGTGRLGTSEVLPPTAFIQYRFLPANAMFRPYVGLGITYAHFQKERGSGQLTAILNTGGPGATFKVDDKWAASYQIGGTVKINEQWFVDATVIKTMLKTKVHFSTGQTQDIRLDPLAVSVSVGYNFKGFNF; from the coding sequence ATGAACAAGGGTTTCAACACCACCGTAAAACTGCTGGCGCTGGCCGCCGCGATGTCGGTGGCCACGGCCGCGTCGGCGCAACAAACCGCCGGCACCTGGCTGGTCACCGCCGGTATCAACAAGATCACGCCGAAGGTCGACTCCGGCGACGTGTCCGCGCCGGCGCTGCCGGGCACCAAGGCCGACATCGACCCGGACACCAAACCGCGCGTGGCATTCGCGTACATGGTCACCGATAATATTTCGGCTGAAATCGACCTGGGCCTGCCGTACAAGCACGACCTGGTCGGCGCGGGCTCGATCGAGGGCACGGGCAGGCTGGGCACGTCGGAAGTGCTGCCGCCGACGGCGTTCATCCAGTACCGCTTCCTGCCGGCGAACGCGATGTTCCGGCCATACGTCGGCCTGGGCATCACGTACGCGCACTTCCAGAAGGAACGCGGTTCGGGCCAGCTGACGGCGATCCTGAACACCGGCGGTCCGGGCGCGACCTTCAAGGTCGACGACAAGTGGGCGGCCAGCTACCAGATCGGCGGCACCGTCAAGATCAACGAGCAGTGGTTTGTCGATGCGACCGTGATCAAGACCATGCTGAAGACCAAAGTGCATTTCTCGACCGGCCAGACCCAGGACATCCGCCTCGATCCGCTGGCGGTGAGCGTCAGCGTCGGCTACAACTTCAAGGGTTTCAATTTCTGA
- the purE gene encoding 5-(carboxyamino)imidazole ribonucleotide mutase: MADANNKPLVGVIMGSSSDWDVMQNAVAILKQFGVPFEAQVISAHRMPDEMYAYARSARARGLRAIIAGAGGAAHLPGMVAAMTIVPVLGVPVPSKYLRGEDSLLSIVQMPKGVPVSTFAIGEAGAANAALTAVAMIAANDDALADKLEAFRVTQTEAAKAMTLPLE; encoded by the coding sequence ATGGCGGACGCTAACAACAAACCGCTGGTCGGCGTCATCATGGGCTCGTCCTCGGACTGGGACGTGATGCAAAACGCGGTCGCCATCCTCAAGCAGTTCGGCGTGCCGTTCGAGGCGCAAGTCATTTCCGCGCACCGCATGCCGGACGAGATGTACGCGTACGCCAGGAGCGCGCGTGCGCGCGGCTTGCGCGCCATCATCGCCGGCGCCGGCGGTGCCGCGCACCTGCCGGGCATGGTCGCGGCCATGACCATCGTGCCGGTGCTGGGCGTGCCGGTGCCGTCGAAGTATCTGCGCGGCGAGGATTCGTTGCTGTCCATCGTGCAGATGCCGAAGGGCGTGCCGGTATCGACCTTCGCCATCGGCGAGGCGGGCGCCGCCAATGCCGCGCTGACGGCCGTGGCCATGATCGCCGCCAACGACGACGCGCTGGCCGACAAGCTGGAAGCCTTCCGCGTGACGCAGACCGAAGCCGCCAAGGCCATGACGCTGCCGCTTGAATAA
- a CDS encoding 5-(carboxyamino)imidazole ribonucleotide synthase, producing MSKDFSPLLPAANPAAWLGVMGGGQLGRMFAQAAQSMGYQVAVLEPADECPAGQVAQRLVNAGYSDAAGLDALAAQCLAVTTEFENVPADSLSRLAERVFVAPNAHGVSVAQDRIAEKKFFVDCAPRSGVLPAPHKVIASQQDIDDIADDLLPGILKTVRMGYDGKGQVRVKSREDVRAAFESMDKVTCLLEKMLPLAYEVSVLTARGADGASVVYPIAENVHRDGILFTTTVPGPNVSDASAKVAQQAAQAIVAELGYVGVLCIEFFVLTDGSLVVNEMAPRPHNSGHYTMDACVTSQFAQQVRAMARLPLGDVRQHSPAVMLNILGDVWFEGDSTGETDTAREPAWDRILALPGACLHLYGKDDPRRARKMGHLTIVAPTLDEAQRQLNAACAILGIAP from the coding sequence ATGAGTAAAGATTTTTCTCCACTTCTGCCTGCCGCCAATCCAGCGGCGTGGCTGGGCGTGATGGGTGGCGGTCAACTGGGTCGCATGTTCGCCCAGGCCGCCCAAAGCATGGGTTATCAGGTCGCCGTGCTCGAGCCTGCCGATGAATGCCCCGCCGGCCAGGTAGCGCAGCGCCTGGTCAACGCCGGCTACAGCGACGCCGCTGGCCTAGACGCGCTGGCCGCACAATGCCTGGCCGTCACCACTGAATTCGAGAACGTGCCCGCCGACAGCCTCTCGCGTCTGGCCGAACGCGTGTTCGTCGCCCCCAACGCGCATGGCGTGTCGGTGGCGCAGGACCGCATCGCCGAGAAGAAATTCTTTGTCGACTGCGCGCCGCGCTCGGGCGTGCTGCCGGCGCCGCACAAAGTCATCGCATCGCAGCAGGATATCGACGATATCGCCGACGATCTGCTGCCGGGCATTCTGAAGACGGTACGCATGGGTTACGACGGCAAGGGCCAGGTCCGCGTGAAGTCGCGCGAGGACGTGCGCGCCGCGTTTGAAAGCATGGACAAGGTCACCTGCCTGCTGGAAAAGATGCTGCCGCTGGCCTACGAAGTTTCGGTGCTGACCGCGCGTGGCGCCGATGGCGCGTCCGTGGTCTATCCGATCGCCGAGAACGTGCACCGCGACGGCATCCTGTTCACCACCACCGTGCCCGGCCCCAACGTTTCGGACGCCAGCGCCAAAGTGGCGCAGCAGGCGGCGCAGGCGATCGTGGCCGAACTTGGCTACGTAGGCGTGCTGTGCATTGAATTCTTCGTGCTGACCGACGGCAGCCTGGTGGTCAACGAAATGGCGCCGCGTCCGCACAACAGCGGTCACTACACGATGGACGCCTGCGTCACCAGCCAGTTCGCGCAGCAGGTCCGCGCGATGGCGCGCTTGCCGCTGGGCGACGTGCGCCAGCATTCGCCGGCCGTCATGCTCAACATCCTCGGCGATGTCTGGTTCGAAGGGGACAGCACGGGGGAAACTGACACTGCCCGCGAGCCGGCCTGGGATCGCATCCTGGCCCTGCCGGGCGCCTGCCTGCATCTGTACGGCAAGGACGATCCGCGCCGCGCCCGCAAGATGGGCCACCTGACCATCGTCGCCCCGACGTTGGATGAGGCGCAACGCCAGCTGAACGCCGCCTGCGCCATCCTGGGTATCGCGCCGTGA
- a CDS encoding lipase family protein: MRWATLMLISGAVVLTSCGGGGGGGANGQSSSSVVVQPPVLQPPPPPRGAVIGGAMLVPVTLAGGAAATTLEPGELKLLVDASVVLGTALTSTPVCAITTYTLKYHTVDAMAAATDASTAVMVPSGKDPACQGSRPVLLYAHGTTVKKTTDMADLSASEPLMIAALFAAQGYIVVAPNYAGYAGSSLGYHAYLDAAQQSSDMVDALRAARAAFGSMKAGASSRLMLSGYSQGGYVALATQRAMQADYAGEFAVTAAAPLSGPYALLLTGDTIFRGAPTVGATGFLPLVINAGQRAGAALYAGTADIYEARYATGIDALLPGARGFGDLVAAGKLPDDVLFAQDSLPQASGYASFFGADHLIRTAYRDAYLADLRANPCNTSAASPLACAPAQPLRRWLLKNDLRTYTPAVPLFFCGGNDDPVVSFINTLAAGAYFAANGATAVTGLDLEETSLTAPYLTTRLQFAAAKQALRLANKSVKDSYHAGLVAPLCLREARAFFDSAANR, encoded by the coding sequence ATGCGCTGGGCTACATTGATGCTGATTTCAGGGGCGGTGGTGTTGACTTCGTGTGGTGGTGGCGGCGGTGGTGGGGCCAACGGCCAGAGCAGTAGCTCGGTTGTGGTCCAGCCGCCGGTCTTGCAGCCGCCACCGCCGCCGCGCGGGGCCGTCATCGGCGGCGCGATGCTGGTGCCGGTGACGCTGGCAGGCGGCGCCGCCGCCACGACACTGGAGCCCGGCGAACTCAAGTTGCTGGTCGATGCGTCGGTGGTGCTGGGAACGGCCTTGACCAGCACACCCGTATGCGCCATCACCACCTATACGCTCAAATATCATACCGTCGATGCGATGGCGGCCGCCACCGACGCCAGCACCGCCGTCATGGTTCCGTCAGGTAAGGACCCGGCCTGCCAGGGTAGCCGGCCGGTGCTGCTGTACGCGCATGGCACCACCGTGAAAAAGACCACCGACATGGCCGACCTGTCGGCCAGCGAACCGCTGATGATCGCGGCCTTGTTCGCCGCCCAGGGCTACATCGTGGTGGCGCCCAACTATGCCGGTTATGCGGGCTCGTCGCTGGGCTATCACGCCTACCTCGACGCCGCCCAGCAATCGAGCGATATGGTCGACGCCCTGCGCGCCGCCCGCGCCGCCTTCGGCTCGATGAAGGCCGGCGCGTCGAGCCGGCTGATGCTGAGCGGCTATTCGCAGGGCGGCTATGTGGCGCTGGCGACGCAGCGCGCGATGCAGGCCGATTACGCCGGCGAGTTCGCCGTCACCGCCGCCGCGCCGCTGTCCGGCCCGTATGCGCTGTTGTTGACCGGCGATACCATTTTCCGGGGCGCACCGACGGTGGGGGCGACCGGCTTCCTGCCGCTGGTGATCAACGCCGGCCAGCGCGCCGGCGCCGCGCTCTATGCAGGCACGGCCGATATCTACGAGGCCAGGTACGCCACCGGCATCGATGCGCTGCTGCCTGGCGCGCGCGGGTTCGGCGATCTGGTGGCCGCCGGCAAGCTGCCCGACGATGTGCTGTTCGCGCAGGATTCCTTGCCGCAGGCGAGCGGCTATGCGTCGTTCTTCGGGGCCGATCATTTGATCCGGACCGCCTACCGCGACGCCTACTTGGCCGATTTAAGGGCCAACCCGTGCAACACCAGCGCCGCCAGTCCGCTCGCTTGCGCGCCGGCCCAGCCGTTGCGCCGCTGGCTGCTTAAAAACGATCTGCGCACCTACACGCCGGCCGTGCCGCTGTTCTTTTGCGGCGGTAATGACGATCCGGTGGTGTCGTTCATCAACACCCTGGCGGCGGGCGCCTACTTCGCCGCCAACGGCGCGACGGCGGTGACGGGACTGGATCTGGAGGAGACGTCGCTGACGGCGCCGTACTTGACCACCCGGCTGCAATTCGCGGCCGCCAAGCAGGCGCTTCGTTTGGCCAACAAGTCGGTGAAAGACAGCTATCATGCCGGCCTGGTGGCGCCGCTTTGCTTGCGGGAAGCGCGGGCGTTTTTCGATTCTGCCGCAAACCGCTAG